In one window of Meleagris gallopavo isolate NT-WF06-2002-E0010 breed Aviagen turkey brand Nicholas breeding stock chromosome 12, Turkey_5.1, whole genome shotgun sequence DNA:
- the LOC104912820 gene encoding long-chain-fatty-acid--CoA ligase ACSBG1-like, producing MLSFPESLWTSFADGRVRLRIDNSCPQTPITVHQMFKESLEKYGSLNALASRKNGKWEKITFSEYYCFSRKAAKSFLKLGLERFHSVAILGFNSPEWFISAVGAVFAGGIVTGIYTTNSPEACHYIAYDSKTNIMVVENRKQLDKIMQIWNRLPHLKAVVLYKDSVLERHPNLYTF from the exons ATGCTTTCCTTTCCAGAGTCTTTGTGGACTTCCTTTGCTGATGGCAGAGTCAGACTGAGAATAGATAACTCATGTCCGCAGACTCCTATAACAGTTCATCAGATGTTCAAGGAGAGCCTCGAAAAGTATGGATCTCTTAATGCTTTGGCCAGCAGAAAGAATGGAAAGTGGGAGAAGATAACTTTTTCAGAGTATTATTGCTTTTCGAGGAAAGCAGCCAAGAGCTTCTTGAAA CTTGGTCTTGAGAGATTCCACAGTGTAGCAATCCTTGGATTTAATTCTCCAGAGTGGTTCATCTCAGCTGTTGGAGCCGTGTTTGCTGG AGGAATTGTCACAGGAATATATACAACCAATTCTCCAGAGGCCTGCCACTACATTGCTTATGACAGCAAAACCAACATCATGGTTGTGGAAAATCGGAAACAATTGGACAAGATAATGCAG ATCTGGAATCGTTTGCCACACTTGAAAGCTGTTGTGCTATACAAGGATTCAGTTTTGGAGAGACATCCAAATTTGTATACG ttttga